TGGCACAAATGACGCCGGAAGACGAGATATACAAAACGGTTGTTCAAGTAACTATGATTCTTAATGGGAGCTGATTTTTGGAGAAAATTGATTCTGTGGCTGAAAATGATTCTCTATTATTAACATTATGAATAAAGATTTTTTGTGCGAGAAGTGTTTTTTCAGCTCCTAGCCTTTTATTCATTTTAGAGACCACTCCACAAAATCAGTAGAGAATCACTTATTTTtgaaaaacgtttggcaaagCTGCTCTGGGAGGTCTGCCGCAGCAAATAGACCCAAAGTTCCATGTGCATGATACTACTCACGTAACTTTTAAGCCGTGTTCTCTCTGTTCTAAATTATATTTCACTTTAATTTTATACTAAGTTAAATTTATCtaattttaatcaaatttatagaaaaatataataatatttataatgtTAAATAAATGCGACAGTAGTGTTGCAACGGAGTGGGTATATCCGTAACTAACAATTACCTATAGCTGGCGCTACTGCACATTCTTATGTGCTCATAAATAACGAACTCGGGATACGCATGACCAACCTGAAATTATACGCAGGACTGTTTGTTCCAAACTAACCCCACATAGTATATTGTACATTGTAATAAAATCttttacctaaataatatctacaCAAGCTTACTacctctccttctccaccgtAATTAGATACAACACATACACCGTAATCTGATTATGTTatcagagtgcaaccaaacaaagagggtaatcacCCATCTCACTGCCAAATACCACTGTAATCTGATTCGTATACGTTTTCGTTACGTTAGCGCCAACCATACGGTATCTAACATTAACGGTGTAGCGCCAGAAGCAGCATATGTACAACCTTAATTGTGGAGTGAATACACCCCTACGTGCTACACCCCTGAGGCCCTGACTACATTTGGCACGCTCCTAGGTCCGGCGGGTAGGGCTCCCAGTTACCATACGCCGCTCAGCTTTTACGCGCCCACGGCCCACGGCGTGGGGTCACGTCCATCGTCTGCCTGCACGTCTATTGTACTGGTACGTGGCGCAGCATGCGCTGCTGAACTGCTGAACATGCCTACTCGTAGGTGGCAAGATAAAGATACAGCACGTGCAGTTTGATTACTAGCGTGATTACACAATTGCTctattttctttcttccttaaAAAATATTTGTTTACAGGACAGCACGATTGTGCAGTTTGATGAGCCGAATGAAAACTTGTGAAGGTACCTCTATGACCTGGAGTACACGGTGGAGCATGTATCACTATTCTCTAACAAAAAGTCATGTGTCGCTGCATACCCCTCCATTTGAAACTAGAGTGCTATAATTTGTGCAAAACAGATGAAGCCAGATACAAGGCATGGGCATCTGACTGGGATGGTGTTGTTGCTTGTTGCATGCTTGCATTGCAGCGTAGCATGACCATGACCATGACCATAGACAGGCACTTGACTCTCTCTCTCATGAAAGTCACTGTTGCGTCCTCGTCCGTTGCTCCAGCTGCACCCTGTGCTGTGGTTGCCTCCTCTCAGCTGTCGCTGTCGCCAATTAAACTGGCAAGACGGGGCCGGAGCTCGATTAGTGTTCCCTTTGAAAAAAGGGAGAGGGCAAGCAGGAGCTAGTAGCTTTGGAGTGTGGACTGTGTAGCTAACCGGACACTCCCTCCAttagagagaagaagaaaaaaagccTTCATAAAGCcacttgctggcttgctgctggTGAGCCTTTCACAGGTCGCTCGGCTCGGCCTTTTGTATCGGCTGCTTCTTCCCTAGGCGATCAATTATTCGGGTAGTTCGGGAGcgagaagaagagaaaagaaaggcaGGTCCAGCAGGCAAACGAACCCAACCGACGTAACCGCGGACATGACAGCCGGATGACGCCATGTCGCCCGGGGAGGgtgcgtcggcgccgccggctgtTGCGCCCTCATCAGCAGGGGCAATGGCGGCCGAGGAGGCAGCGGCCAGGAAGCGCTACGAGGCGCTGGTCCAGGTGCGCACCAAGGCCGTCAAGGGCAAGGGCGCCTGGTACTGGGCGCACCTTGAGCCCGTGCTCGTCCCGCCACCCACCTCCGGCCTGCCGCCCAAGACAGCGCGCCTCCGCTGCGCGCTctgcgccgccaccttctccgCTTCCAACCCGTCGCGCACCGCCTCCGAGCACCTCAAGCGCGGCGCCTGCCCCAACTTCGCGTCGCCGCTGGCGCCCgtctccacgccgccgccgccgcatcaccAGCAGCTTGCCATCGCCTCGGCGTCGTCCGTCGTGCCCATCGCCTCCTTCCCGCCGCTGTCGCAGCGCCGCCACTCCACCGGCGGCGTCAGCGGCGGCCGCAAGCGCCACGCGTTGGCCGCCGCGTACGCGGCCGtggaggcggcagcagcggcctcCTCGCAGCACGTGTTGGCGGGCGAGCCGGCCGTGTACACGTCCGCGccacccacgccgccggcgccgcggcaggTGCTCTCGGGCGGGCGGGGGGACCTGGGCCCGCTGGCGCAGCTCGAGGACAGCGTCAGATGGCTCAGGTCGCCTGGCGCGTCGCCGGGGCCGACGCTGCCGCACCGCCAGGCGGAGGCAGCGCTCGACCTGCTCTCCGACTGGTTCCTCGAGTCCGCCGGCGGCGTGTCGCTCGCCGCGGTGGAGCACCCGAAGATGAAGGCGTTCCTGCGCCAGGTCGGCCTCCCGGAGTTGTCAGGCGCCGACCTCACCCGCGCGCGCCTCGACGCGCGCTTCGCCGAGGCCAgtgccgacgccgccgcgcgcgttCGGGACGCGCGCTTCTTCCAGCTCGCCGCGGACGGGTGGCGCGACCCGGTCGTCACTCTCGCCGCCAATCTCCCCAACGGCACGTCCGTCTTCCACCGCGCCGTGCCCAtgccagcgccgccgtcgtccgacTACGCCGAGGAGGTGCTCCTGGACGCTGTCTcatccgtcgccgcctccgccgacctccgccattgcgccggcgtcgtcgccgacCGCTTCGGCTCCAAGGCTCTGCGCGATCTCGAGAGCAAGCACCCTTGGATGGTGAACATTTCTTGCCAAGTCCATTGCTTGACGCGCTTAGCAAAAGACATGGCGCGTGAGCTCCCGCTCTTCCACTCCGCCGCCACCAATTGCGCCAAGATGGCCGCGTACTTCAACACCACCGCCACCGTGCGCGCGCTGCTGCACCGGCATCAGGTCCAGGAGCTTGGCCGCGCGGGGCTCCTCCGCGTCGCCGCTCCGCCATCAGGCGACAGCGAATTCAGCGCGGCATTGGCGATGCTCGATGACGTCCTGACCTCTGCGCGGCCGCTCCAGTTCTCCGTCCTCGAGGAGCCCTTCAAGCTCCTCTGCATCGACGACCCTGCTGCGCGGGAGATCGTCGACATGGTGCACAGCGCGGCGTTCTGggccgaggtggaggcggcgcatTCGCTCGTGAAGTTGATCACGGACATGGTGAAGGAGATGGAGACCGAGCGGCCGCTCGTCGGGCAGTGCCTCCCGCTCTGGGAAGACCTCCGTGGCAAGGTCAGAGGCTGGTGCCGCAAGTTCAACGTCGACGAAGGGATCGCCATGGACGTGCTGGAGAGGAGGTTCAGGAAGAGCTACCACCCGGCGTGGTCGGCGGCATTCATACTGGACCCGCTGTATCTGATCAAGGATGCCAGCGGTCGGTACCTCCCGCCGTTCAAGTACCTGACGCCGGAGCAGGAGAAGGACATGGACAGGCTGATCACGAGGCTGGTGTCGCCGGAGGAGGCGCACCTCTCCATGATGGAGCTGATGAAGTGGCGCTCCGAAGGTCTGGACCCGCTGTACGCGCAGGCGGTGCAGGTCCGGCAGCCGGACCCGGCCACGGGGAAGATGAAGATCGCCAACAAGCAGAGCAGCCGCCTGGTCTGGGAGACGTGCCTCAGCGAGCTCAAGTCGCTGGGCAAAGTGGCCGTGCGGCTCATCTTCCTCCACGCCACCGCGAGGGTGATCAGGTGCCCGCCGAGGATGGCGCGGTGGCTGACCGCCTCGTCCGGCGGCATCGCCCGCGCGCAAAGGCTGGTGTTCGTGGTGGCGAACTCGAAGCTGGAGAGGAAGGACTTGACGAACGACGAC
This portion of the Setaria viridis chromosome 7, Setaria_viridis_v4.0, whole genome shotgun sequence genome encodes:
- the LOC117862462 gene encoding uncharacterized protein; the encoded protein is MSPGEGASAPPAVAPSSAGAMAAEEAAARKRYEALVQVRTKAVKGKGAWYWAHLEPVLVPPPTSGLPPKTARLRCALCAATFSASNPSRTASEHLKRGACPNFASPLAPVSTPPPPHHQQLAIASASSVVPIASFPPLSQRRHSTGGVSGGRKRHALAAAYAAVEAAAAASSQHVLAGEPAVYTSAPPTPPAPRQVLSGGRGDLGPLAQLEDSVRWLRSPGASPGPTLPHRQAEAALDLLSDWFLESAGGVSLAAVEHPKMKAFLRQVGLPELSGADLTRARLDARFAEASADAAARVRDARFFQLAADGWRDPVVTLAANLPNGTSVFHRAVPMPAPPSSDYAEEVLLDAVSSVAASADLRHCAGVVADRFGSKALRDLESKHPWMVNISCQVHCLTRLAKDMARELPLFHSAATNCAKMAAYFNTTATVRALLHRHQVQELGRAGLLRVAAPPSGDSEFSAALAMLDDVLTSARPLQFSVLEEPFKLLCIDDPAAREIVDMVHSAAFWAEVEAAHSLVKLITDMVKEMETERPLVGQCLPLWEDLRGKVRGWCRKFNVDEGIAMDVLERRFRKSYHPAWSAAFILDPLYLIKDASGRYLPPFKYLTPEQEKDMDRLITRLVSPEEAHLSMMELMKWRSEGLDPLYAQAVQVRQPDPATGKMKIANKQSSRLVWETCLSELKSLGKVAVRLIFLHATARVIRCPPRMARWLTASSGGIARAQRLVFVVANSKLERKDLTNDDDRDAEMLTDGDDDMMLADPTTTATVDPHR